In Telopea speciosissima isolate NSW1024214 ecotype Mountain lineage chromosome 10, Tspe_v1, whole genome shotgun sequence, the DNA window TCAGGCCCAGTTGGGACTTGCCTTTCTGATTCTAAAacagagcttgaagaagatcctcTGTTTTGATGATGCATCTGAAACAGAAGGGTTTCGGGTCCTTTACTAAcctaaaacaaaaaacccatttCATTGGTGAAACAAGCAATAAGCAAATGATAGATAAACAGTCCAGTTTTTACAGTTTAATACCAGTGAGGCTTTGTCTGCTTCTATCATCTCCCTTTCACCATGAAAACCTGATTATAAAGAACACCACATACCAAGTCAAACATTAAAGCTAAACAGAGACAAACAGATATAGATACAACGAGCAAGCGAGCaagcgagagagaaagacttACTGGGACGAGAAGCTTGGATTAATGGGCATAGAAACGCCATTAAAATGGCCACCGAGATTGAAGACCGGGCGAGAGTAATCATGGCCGCTCGTCTCCCTCTTGCGGTGGCCATCCAAACAGAGCCAAAGAAGGAGAAAgtaatagaaagagagagagagagagagaggccgaGGTGAATGCGTTTCTGAGTTTTCCTTTTCAGCGTCTGATAAGGGATGGCGAAGTTTTCGCTTTACAGAGACAAATTACACTGAAAGAGAGGTTGCTTTCTCATGATTATTCTGATGTGCCTATCCCGAACGTTAGATCGTAATTGGAATTACATGATTCCTCTAGATACCAATCGGGCGGTTCGAAAATTGGATTTGTGTGTAGTTCACAGAAACTTTTCTCCCGCGCGCTGGTTGGCCTTTGAGGTTGAGACCACTTTTCCTCTCTGATTATGCCACGTGTTAGATTACTATTGGAAAGCAGTCTGGCATTGGCGATTATCTCAGCACCGATGTTACAGCAGCGAAAAGACACGCCTGATGGGAGAAGAGCAGACGTGGAGATCCTCCAATGATTAGTGGGCCCCATCAGAGGATCTCCAAATCTACAGAAATGCGAATGCCTTGCCTGCTGCCAGCCGTGCTGTCGTTTATCTAATTCAAATTTGCGGTAGGTTGTggtgaaattacaaaaataccaccATCGTTTTCCCAATCCATCTCTCTCAGAGTCGCTCGATTCTTGTCCGCTTAGCCGGAGATTGAAATGcgatcttttctctctctttctcgctctctctctcttcctaagACCTGAAGATGCTCTTGACCAGTTGTCACCAGAGAAAAAGGGCGTCAAAAGTTCAGCCGAAACCGGTCGGACTGATCGAAACCGACCCTTCAGTTCGGATTGAACCAAATCCTTATCAGTTTAATCTTGGGTTGGAGTATTATGGACCTAGTAGAAATCGAATCGGACCAATTGAATGCGATGGTAGCACCGATTACAATCTGATAATGAAAAAAAAGGGTAAGAAACCAAaccgaaataaaaaaattaccaaaacctTCCTTAATTTGGTTTTTAGGCTGATTCAATAACAAACTGAAACCGGTTCAGCACGACTAAACCGATCGACAAGGGTGTCAATATATAGGAAATAAGGATGGTTCAACCATTCAGCCCAACCCAAACTAGTTATTCATTTGTGCCTCATTAAAGAGGCATGTTGTCAAACCGCACACCATGGTTTAAGGTATCAGAATCGATTTGGGATCAGTCTTGGCCGATACTAGTctaaatccaaatccaaatcgtCTTAAATCTATCCAAGGATTGGATGGACTTGCCCTTGCTTTTTCATTTTATTGGGTCATACCAGTGGATCTGAATTGAATCAGTCAATGTTTGGGATCAACCTCAACCAACACCGATCCGATCCCAAGATTACAAACCGTGCTACGGACTGGTCGACCCAAATTGTTGAACCTTCTACATTGGAAACTTGCACTCTCTTATTAGCTTCATGCCTCCATGGCCACAGTGCAATTTCATATTTGCTTAAAGTTAATAGGTAGCACTTAGAAAGGACTGTCTCATACACCAGCAACTCAGCAAGCATATAGGGACCAGTCTTGTATCAGCCGAGTTATCTTGGTGCTGGCCTGATCCAATGTTAATATCCGATCCCTTAACCTCATCCACTGTTACTTCTAAATGATAAGAACCGATAATCAAATCGGGCCATCAAAAAGTGTTGAAATACtagggctgtgtttggtatgcaggttaattttatattttcggacaataaaaacaactatttttaacaactgagaatgcgaaattgacctaaaatgcattccaatcCTAGGCCTAATCGCTTAATCCACTTTCTCAGTTCGGGCAATTAATCCTTCTCAAGTCCAGTTTTGAAGTAAAAAACAACAGTTTGTTTGATTGTTGATCAAAATTTTGCCATCCTAAAAGAATGAAACTGATTCGACCATTGGGAGTGGGAGGAAGGGAGGAGCCCGCTAGTCCCACAATTTCACCATCATAATTTGGATCCAATGGTCCCTTTAGTTGGTAATATTTCAATAAACTTTCTTTAACTATCAAAGAGTTACCCACACTGCCAGTGTGGAAGGTATCTCCCATGCCACATCTATACCATGTGTGAGAAACATTATCATTTATATGGAACCCACATGGTTAGGTAAGGAGAGGAGACAAATAAAAACATGTGAAATGGAACACTGGCTACGTGAGAAACATTTTTCGCTCTCATGATTTTAATGAAAGGAAAGGCCGAAAGGGTCCTCAGAGCAAGCAGCATTGGGAGTGCACCAATGAAGAGAACCGATTTCAAACACGAGGGGTAAAGAGATTTTTTCATGCAAAGAAGAAAGCCTGAGAGAGAGGGTGTTAGTGTACCTCTGTGGTCGACTCAGAGAAACTTTTACTTTTAACGAAGATCCAAATCTTC includes these proteins:
- the LOC122644120 gene encoding uncharacterized protein LOC122644120, giving the protein MATARGRRAAMITLARSSISVAILMAFLCPLIQASRPSFHGEREMIEADKASLVSKGPETLLFQMHHQNRGSSSSSVLESERQVPTGPDPLHHNGFPSRP